One Cryptosporidium parvum Iowa II chromosome 5, whole genome shotgun sequence DNA segment encodes these proteins:
- a CDS encoding SnRNP assembly defective 1 like ubiquitin C-terminal hydrolase with a UBP finger at the N-terminus translates to MGDHSEKDGERCPYLSSIKRSVLDFDYEKICSVTLREEHIYCCLVCGINYQGKGKGSMAYKHSLELKHHLFINLTNSSIICLPNDYEIYEHSLEDIKGYLQPRFNSEIISSSLYDVSRTFDGIEFSPGFIGLSNFGNNDSLNSIILILSRITEFRDLCLSYQLYSKEIEKRIPDPLLFSIIESIQKIYNPNNLKGKFSPYNLVKIIEKKSNGKFSFSKISNISTSSNSFIQSNVGTQNSTIIDPMALFSWITYNLKKKIDKYLRKFQIKFIPDIDKNTNKSNMNIFDVCIKGELYNKASKYPNNKKSESSTDNLMKSKKCSELKSTASICFNCLSLTLPSIIETTMGISNSAQSNEDKTISQIPIYQLLDSKFFSSSSSSQLISKLPYYLFIHFSRFSKANLNLEKNKTLVSFPLIDLDLSSYIHPDYISLNPCTKYNLIANISHKGTIQSGKFLTQLLHPTRNEWIEIEDINVKVVLPQEILLNETYIIVYKRSDLI, encoded by the coding sequence ATGGGTGACCACTCTGAGAAGGATGGAGAGAGATGCCCGTACTTATCTAGCATTAAAAGAAGTGTGTTAGACTTTGACTATGAGAAAATCTGCAGCGTGACATTAAGGGAGGAACATATATACTGTTGTCTAGTATGTGGAATAAATTACCAGGGGAAAGGAAAGGGTTCTATGGCATATAAGCACTCTCTGGAACTAAAACAccatttatttattaatttaactAACTCAAGCATAATTTGTCTTCCAAACGATTACGAGATTTATGAACATTCTcttgaagatattaaagGATACCTACAGCCAAGATTTAATTCTGAGATCATCTCCTCATCGCTATATGACGTGTCAAGAACTTTTGATGGGATTGAGTTTTCTCCAGGATTTATTGGTTTGAGTAATTTTGGTAATAATGActctttaaattcaatcATTTTAATACTATCTCGAATCACTGAATTTAGAGACTTATGTCTTAGTTACCAGCTTTATAGCAAGGAAATTGAGAAAAGAATTCCAGATCCACTCTTATTCAGTATCATTGAGTCGATTCAAAAAATCTATAATCCAAATAATCTTAAAGGGAAATTTTCTCCATATAACCTTGTAAAAATTATAGAGAAGAAATCTAATGgaaaattttcattttcaaaaatatccAATATTTCAACGTCTTCTAATTCATTCATACAATCAAATGTTGGTACCCAAAACTCAACAATTATTGATCCAATGGCACTATTTTCTTGGATAAcatataatttaaagaaaaagattgataaatatctcagaaaatttcaaattaaattcattcCAGATATTGATAAGAATACTAATAAATCcaatatgaatatttttgatgTATGCATTAAGGGAGAACTATATAACAAAGCCAGTAAATATCcaaataacaaaaaatcTGAATCTAGTACAgataatttaatgaaatctAAAAAATGTTCTGAATTAAAATCTACTGCAAGTATTTGTTTTAACTGCCTATCCCTAACTCTACCTTCAATTATTGAAACTACAATGGGTATATCAAATAGTGCTCAAAGTAATGAAGATAAGACAATTTCCCAGATACCAATATATCAGCTACTAGACTCCAAGTTCTTCTCTTCCTCTTCTAGTTCCCAATTAATATCGAAACTACCTTATTActtatttattcatttttccAGATTTTCAAAGGCTAATTTAAATCTggaaaaaaacaaaactTTGGTTTCTTTCCCACTTATAGACTTAGATCTTTCTTCATATATTCATCCAGATTATATTTCATTGAACCCATGCACTAAATATAACTTAATTGCTAATATATCTCATAAAGGTACAATTCAAAGTGGAAAATTCCTAACTCAACTCTTGCATCCTACTAGAAACGAATGGATTGAAATTGAGGATATCAATGTCAAGGTCGTTCTTCCTCAGGAAATACTTCTTAACGAAACTTATATAATCGTTTATAAGAGATCTGACTTAATTTAA
- a CDS encoding p27 like 26S proteasomal subunit with a PDZ domain: NTNNTRYNINVNMEELAKRKGEIEKEVSELTEFLNSCGPDVGISGKLVDSEGFPRSDIDIYAVRRARNRIALLNTDYSNVMKEIEEKLFDIHSKEKTYVPINKSEKSQRCNASECLNYPFGYVNSVLEGSPAFQSGIRTGDLLLEFGSLKSESELHSQEESKHLIGQLPGIVQDNLDKSIKVTLLRSNSKQPEELLSEFSTFIDNSNLSYKDLNLLEFEKKSIDLVPKKWQGKGYLGCNIAFLHKFVEK; this comes from the coding sequence aatactaataatactagatataatattaatgtaaATATGGAAGAATTAGCAAAGAGAAAGGGTGAAATAGAGAAGGAGGTAAGTGAATTAACGGAGTTCTTGAATTCATGTGGTCCAGATGTTGGTATTTCTGGAAAGCTTGTAGATAGTGAGGGGTTTCCAAGGTCAGATATAGATATATATGCAGTAAGAAGAGCAAGAAATAGGATTGCATTATTAAACACTGATTATTCGAATGTTatgaaagaaattgaagaaaaactATTTGATATTCATAGCAAAGAGAAGACTTATGTTCCAATTAATAAGTCAGAAAAAAGCCAAAGATGCAATGCTTCAGAATGTCTAAATTATCCATTTGGATATGTAAATAGTGTTTTGGAAGGATCACCAGCATTTCAAAGTGGTATAAGGACAggagatttattattggaatttgGAAGCCTTAAATCAGAATCCGAGTTACATTCACAAGAAGAATCAAAACATCTGATAGGTCAATTGCCGGGGATTGTACAAGATAATTTAGATAAATCAATCAAAGTTACTCTATTAAGAAGCAATAGCAAACAACCTGAGGAACTTCTTTCCGAGTTTTCAACATTTATAGATAATTCTAACTTAAGCTATAAAGACCTAAATTTACTTGAATTCGAGAAAAAGAGTATCGATCTAGTTCCCAAAAAATGGCAAGGAAAAGGTTATTTGGGATGTAATATAGCGTTCTTACACAAGTTTGTagaaaaatag
- a CDS encoding 60S acidic ribosomal protein LP1 like protein of possible plant origin gives MAAVSMNELPQSQVQELICSYAALVLSDGGVPVTSENIKKIISAAGGSVEPYFPGLFAQALSTTNVSDIVAGCGAASVAVPVAGGAGAGAAQDSGASAAADDKKKKEEEEEEEGDLGFSLFD, from the coding sequence ATGGCAGCTGTTTCAATGAATGAATTACCACAATCTCAGGTTCAAGAGTTAATCTGCTCTTATGCAGCTTTGGTTTTATCCGACGGTGGCGTTCCAGTTACATCTGAAAACATCAAGAAGATTATCTCTGCAGCTGGCGGAAGCGTTGAGCCATACTTCCCAGGTTTGTTCGCTCAGGCTTTGTCCACTACTAACGTCAGTGACATCGTAGCAGGCTGTGGAGCTGCTTCCGTTGCTGTACCAGTTGCTGGTGGTGCAGGTGCAGGTGCTGCTCAAGATTCTGGAGCCTCTGCTGCTGCTGATGacaagaagaagaaggaagaagaggaggaagaagaaggtGATTTAGGTTTCTCATTGTTCGACTAA
- a CDS encoding GCD10p. RNA methylase has translation MTGNVINLGDYVVIREITGSQKLIQIKDSSQNFYLGKYSIKGSDIIGKNYYSTLSLEDGKWVIGSILNSEEILKDILSIDANAENNQVDEEKSINNMQELKKKRTRYNQLLGREVEVDSDDSNSEKESGDEQDKLEKVKRKRNEILSLNKANDSNLIRSLALSSSSFKNKTNFSKEKYIKKLQLRYLKQIILLPSTLLNIIETSSCQPKIRSDKLSPNSVGPRWGQCTVRIETIGNILTHGNVSSGSKVLLYDNLSNGVVGGSIYRQLCNIGSLYEISMNKLTFDTFEGYFHGKLAINFEAIVNDQKPKVHYHTIPMSALEIFYKEMEKLPDEFYDENQGFLTEKLDIKHEWLNYKINTHSKGDLNDEKSQNKKKRVYNRINMLENLYSEGVDTVILVIDQVKWQTTVNLQNNRKQNSIENTKNDSNDINNNHSNHIQDDNSESNRIIDEKTIYFDIEKMIQVTQEYLKPGGKLLIFTPFMTTELLQIHQDLSLSTRVDNSKFHPFIGIKLEETFIREHQIIDQRTHPTMDANLPIFSGFLLSAIHIS, from the coding sequence ATGACAGGAaatgtaataaatttggGAGATTATGTAGTTATTAGGGAGATAACAGGTTCACAGAAACTTATCCAAATTAAGGATAGTTCTCAAAACTTTTATTTGGGAAAATATAGCATCAAAGGTTCAGATATAATAGGTAAAAACTACTATAGTACTTTAAGCTTAGAAGATGGAAAATGGGTAATTGGTTCAATTTTAAACAGTGaggaaatattaaaagatatCTTGAGTATAGATGCTAATGCCGAGAATAATCAAGtagatgaagaaaaaagtattaataatatgcaagaattgaaaaagaaaagaacaAGATATAATCAGCTTTTAGGTAGAGAGGTTGAGGTAGATTCAGATGACTCCAATTCTGAAAAGGAATCAGGAGATGAACAAgataaattagaaaaggtaaaaagaaaaagaaatgaaattttatcattaaacAAGGCAAATGATAGTAACTTGATCAGATCTTTAGCATTATCAAGTAGTTCTTTTAAGAATAAGACAAACTTTTCTAAAGAAAAGTACATTAAGAAATTGCAATTAAGAtatttaaaacaaattatattactGCCATCTACActattgaatattatagAAACTTCAAGCTGTCAACCAAAAATTAGATCTGATAAGCTAAGTCCAAATTCAGTTGGGCCAAGATGGGGTCAATGTACTGTTAGAATTGAAACAATAGGAAACATATTAACTCACGGTAACGTTTCATCTGGTAGTAAAGTACTTTTATATGATAATTTGAGTAATGGTGTAGTTGGAGGATCAATATATCGTCAGTTATGTAATATTGGAAGTTTATATGAAATATcaatgaataaattaacttttgaTACTTTTGAAGGGTACTTTCATGGAAAGCTTGCAATAAACTTTGAAGCAATAGTAAATGATCAAAAACCAAAAGTACACTATCATACAATTCCAATGTCAGcattagaaatattttataagGAAATGGAAAAATTACCTGATGAATTTTATGATGAAAATCAAGGTTTTCTAACAGAAAAATTAGATATAAAACATGAATGgcttaattataaaattaatacacATTCAAAAGGAGATCTGAATGACGAAAAATcccaaaataaaaagaaaagagtttacaatagaattaatatgCTTGAAAACCTATATTCAGAAGGAGTAGATACAGTTATTCTAGTAATTGATCAAGTTAAATGGCAAACAACCGTGAACTTGcaaaataatagaaaacaAAATTCGATAGAAAACACTAAAAATGATAGCAATGATATCAACAATAACCATTCTAATCATATCCAAGATGATAATTCCGAGTCTAATCGTATTATTGATGAGAAAACTATTTATTTCGATATAGAAAAGATGATACAAGTCACGCAAGAATATCTCAAGCCAGGAGGTAAGCTTCTCATTTTCACTCCTTTTATGACAACAGAGCTACTCCAAATCCACCAAGATTTATCTCTCTCAACAAGAGTTGATAATTCGAAATTCCACCCTTTTATTGGTATTAAGCTTGAAGAAACCTTTATTAGAGAGCATCAAATTATTGACCAAAGGACTCACCCCACAATGGATGCAAATCTACCAATTTTTTCAGGTTTTTTGCTCTCTGCAATTCATATTTCATAG
- a CDS encoding conserved protein of possible plant or bacterial origin, with protein MNELDSWNRKWRTLWCWTHIYVHYKRAQIYTRNLPEEVKYIYWNSKHSQFAELIWRNISELRGWWIKVGQFLSTRGDLLPREYVTYLGKLQDIMPCMEWNIVEGILKEELGKDIEKVFKEIQEKPIAAASISQVHKAVLSEGEKKVVIKIQYPNIQETLNHDMKNLEQLTWAFGLLEDYSDSIHILNEWKSSAYSELDFKNELKNQKRAYEMFEDSGIEIIIPKVYTEYTTEKILTMEYIKGFNILNKMLLKENRVNKRELLEILCDSFAYQIHIHGFFHGDPQPSNILVVYDELKRKYIPAILDWGMVKIFDKSKQIAFSK; from the coding sequence atgaatGAGCTAGATTCTTGGAACAGAAAATGGAGAACATTATGGTGTTGGACTCATATATATGTTCATTACAAAAGAGCTCAGATTTATACAAGAAATTTACCTGAGGaagtaaaatatatatattggaATAGTAAGCATTCTCAGTTTGCTGAATTGATATGGAGAAATATATCAGAGTTACGAGGATGGTGGATTAAAGTGGGGCAGTTTTTGTCAACAAGAGGAGATTTACTTCCAAGAGAGTATGTGACATATTTGGGTAAATTACAAGATATAATGCCCTGTATGGAGTGGAATATTGTGGAAGGAATATTAAAGGAGGAATTAGGTAAGGATATTGAAAAAGTGTTTAAAGAGATACAAGAAAAGCCAATTGCAGCAGCATCAATATCTCAAGTACATAAAGCAGTATTGAGTGAAGGAGAGAAAAAAGTAGTGATTAAAATACAGTatccaaatattcaagAGACTCTTAATCATGATatgaagaatttggaaCAATTAACATGGGCTTTTGGTCTGTTAGAAGATTATTCTGATTCTATTCATATTCTAAATGAATGGAAAAGCTCTGCGTATTCAGAACTTGATTTTAAGAATGAGCTAAAGAATCAAAAGAGAGCATATGAGATGTTTGAGGATTCAGGgatagaaataattattcctAAAGTTTATACAGAATATACAACTGAAAAGATATTAACAatggaatatattaaaggttttaatatattaaataaaatgctattaaaagaaaatagagTTAATAAAAGggaattattggaaatattatGTGATTCCTTTGCTTATCAGATTCATATTCATGGTTTTTTTCATGGTGATCCTCAGCCAAGTAATATTTTAGTGGTTTATGATGAACTAAAGAGAAAATACATTCCAGCAATTTTGGATTGGGGAATGGTTAAgatttttgataaaagtAAACAAATTGCATTTTCAAAGTAA
- a CDS encoding conserved possible esterase of the beta-lactamase family, of possible plant or bacterial origin, possible transmembrane domain within N terminal region: ESGYAAYKTATELSYMKSGQINDLNLMDYWPNDIIYFVRILSLLRGICAELNESIPILKILSRRAQQFLYLESINLELNKQQLLKRRFTNKFERRLSDYIEKIMNENNVLGLQIAVIKNGKNLVNISKGIKGELNGNQIDENTLFNGFFINLGILVIAILICVEKGYISLDDPICHYWDGFIRYGKRNITLRHVLNHRSGVISFFPEDMGLKELLNYEKMVRIIEDSAPQVPINQITRYNPYFLGWILSELIALLTNQSTAKFIEENIINPFNLSDGIKMYLPEYSLNNDQVSIYQSEKYDETNIGTNNNNNKFLFPLFSPRSSSSFFAQEEFSSSIMRLSNIKSKLENSNGTQLMNEIKDIIIQKLTPKRINKEEKEKEKEKEKNINDYNEEDNNDENANMIDFYERCALVNRKMKFSSISFKQVLEKLKSSDLYKLKNYGYQDFNKTKINFKLSTLEYFFLKPHILDPLIYNSKKLINKWIPPTNGRYTSLSLAKLYDHLIRGEIIGDELLKQVIKNESITFDNSIEGLILTYGGPRKWSLGFQILECKKLYYHQNNQKDDDQPCFKGIGQFDTGGNLSFCFPEIDLSIAILTNDYVKGSYISQSILRYILENFGLYLNNYVPLHFS; encoded by the coding sequence GAGTCAGGATATGCAGCGTATAAAACAGCAACGGAACTTTCATATATGAAAAGTGGacaaattaatgatttaaatctAATGGATTACTGGCCAAAtgatataatatattttgtaaGGATTTTATCGTTATTACGTGGTATATGTGCTGAATTGAATGAGAGTATACcgattttgaaaatattatccaGAAGAGCACAACAATTCTTATATTTAGAGtcaattaatttagaattaaataaacaacagttattaaaaagaagatttacaaataaatttgaaaggAGATTAAGCGATTacattgaaaaaataatgaatgaaaataatgtatTGGGATTACAAATAGCTGTTATAAAGAATGGAAAGAATttagtaaatatttcaaaaggTATTAAGGGAGAATTAAATGGAAATCAGattgatgaaaatacattatttaatgGCTTCTTTATCAATCTTGGAATTTTGGTAATTGCAATATTAATATGTGTGGAAAAGGGTTATATATCTCTGGATGATCCAATTTGTCATTATTGGGATGGTTTTATAAGATATGGAAAGAGGAACATAACATTAAGGCATGTTCTTAATCATAGATCTGGTGTAATATCGTTTTTTCCAGAGGATATGGGTTTAAAAGAATTGTTAAATTATGAAAAGATGGTCCGAATAATTGAAGATTCTGCTCCACAGGTTccaataaatcaaattacACGATATAATCCTTATTTTTTAGGTTGGATATTATCGGAATTGATAGCATTATTAACAAATCAATCAACAGCAAAGTTTATAGAggaaaatataataaacccatttaatttatctGATGGTATAAAGATGTATTTACCTGAGTATAGCTTGAATAATGACCAAGTAAGTATTTATCAATCTGAAAAGTATGATGAAACAAATATTGGgactaataataataataataagttCTTATTTCCTCTATTTTCCCCACgttcttcatcatcattttttgctcaagaagaattttcttcaagTATAATGAgattatcaaatattaaaagtaaattagaaaatagTAATGGTACTCAATTGatgaatgaaataaaagatataataattcaaaagttAACCccaaaaagaataaataaggaagaaaaagaaaaggaaaaagagaaggaaaaaaatattaatgattataatgaagaagataataatgatgagAATGCTAATATGATTGATTTTTATGAAAGATGTGCATTGGTAAATAGAAAAATGAagttttcttcaatatcttttaaACAAGTACTTGAAAAACTTAAATCATCTGActtatataaattaaaaaattatggTTATCAAGATTTtaacaaaacaaaaatcaattttaaattatcaacCTTGgagtatttttttttaaaaccACATATATTAGATCccttaatatataattcaaaaaaattaataaataaatggaTACCACCTACAAATGGAAGATATACATCTTTATCATTAGCAAAATTATATGACCACTTAATTAGAGGAGAGATTATAGGagatgaattattaaaacaagttattaaaaatgaatcaatTACTTTTGATAATTCTATCGAAggattaatattaacatATGGAGGTCCTAGAAAATGGTCTCTTGGGTTTCAAATTTTAGAATGTAAAAaactttattatcatcaaaataatcaaaaagaTGATGATCAACCTTGTTTTAAAGGAATCGGTCAATTTGATACTGGTGgtaatttatcattttgtTTTCcagaaattgatttatctATTGCCATTCTAACAAATGATTATGTTAAAGGATCTTATATATCACAATCAATATTACGTTACATATTAGAAAACTTTGGATTATATCTGAACAATTACGTTCCATTACATTTTTCTTAG
- a CDS encoding hypothetical protein (similar to prefoldin), whose translation IMTASNAPNNSGNKVETIQLSSLPPAKLFQLRDQTQDEMNELSIRIQQLNVVLNRFNGSREALEQLKPENKDNTILAPISQSIYVDATICDVENVLVDIGTGYHVEMRIEKAKVHFDNKIEMIKKSIEKISKSFNDKNKIFDAINSILMEQIKAQQQGIEAKK comes from the coding sequence ATCATGACAGCTTCAAATGCACCAAATAATAGTGGAAATAAAGTTGAAACCATACAACTTAGTTCACTTCCTCCAGCAAAGCTGTTTCAACTTAGAGATCAAACCCAAGATGAAATGAACGAGCTTTCAATTAGAATCCAACAATTAAATGTTGTTTTGAATAGATTTAATGGATCCAGAGAAGCATTGGAACAACTTAAACCTGAAAACAAAGATAATACCATTTTAGCTCCAATTAGTCAATCAATTTATGTAGATGCAACCATTTGTGATGTTGAGAATGTATTGGTTGATATTGGTACTGGTTATCATGTTGAAATGAGAATCGAAAAGGCTAAAGTacattttgataataaaattgaaatgaTCAAAAAATCGATTGAAAAGATTTCCAAATCCTTTAATGATAAGAATAAGATTTTCGATGCCATAAATTCCATCCTTATGGAACAAATCAAGGCCCAACAACAAGGTATTGAAgctaaaaaataa
- a CDS encoding Ylr401cp-like protein with 2 CCCH domains plus Dus1p tRNA dihydrouridine synthase Tim barrel encodes MGEPSNEIPIDSERRDYVKKCIENSEAPIMMEYLSPLISSKCQNETGISEVKKLKEDQNEANSSKKRSIRGSFKASERSQNLNYIAKMDDLDRLCSNIAIFGECKLDHNTCKKSHNIEEFLKIKREEAESKIRDHEESLLIQKSCPLFENYGICHLGLNCEFGLSHFNESIMANVNSKGEKVTPEHLEEFFNSFEKNTIDIQLRTGLRKKTMNFPKTKDFFDNYALSTNKTLKDCEKNNPKPNCKKAQNFDNPLLVGLKNTDNSTSLDEKGPKTITEINNQPNIEIQQELKLSTEDMLIGISIHEKEKCKHKIFRNKLILAPLTTVGNLPFRRLCLKFGADVTVSEMVLCNEILSGKASELALLKKSPEEKYFGIQLAGGNKSTIIKTGEFINEHCEFDFIDINAACPLKSLHDKGAGSILVDRVSELETMVKGLKKVMDGKLVTVKVRMSHGGSPINKNLSEKDYFENFENWPVIYHNMKTHKILNILCDSGIDALTIHGRTSFQRYTKEADWSYIKYCSVLNSKLYSNKVVNNIQNSNHSLICPSIIGCGDIINFQDYQQHIQNDLVDSVMIGRGALLKPWIFTEIKENRNWDISASERFDIIKQYVNLGLEHWGTDKRGIALTRRFLLEFLSFFHRYIPIGILEQPIHTQNFNWRTPKYIGRNDLETMLASSNSSDWIKISEMILGKVPSDFVFIPKHKANSSH; translated from the coding sequence ATGGGGGAACCATCCAATGAAATCCCAATAGATTCAGAAAGAAGGGACTATGTAAAAAAATGTATAGAAAATAGTGAAGCCCCAATAATGATGGAATACTTGAGTCCTTTAATATCATCGAAATGTCAGAATGAGACTGGAATTTCAGAAGTGAAAAAACTGAAGGAAGACCAAAATGAAGCCAATTCttcaaagaaaagaagTATTAGAGGATCTTTTAAAGCCAGTGAGAGGTCTCAAAATCTGAATTATATTGCAAAAATGGATGACTTAGATCGTCTTTGCTCAAATATTGCAATTTTTGGAGAATGTAAGCTTGATCATAATACTTGTAAAAAAAGCCACAACATTGAAGAAttcttaaaaattaaacGTGAAGAAGCTGAATCGAAAATTCGTGATCATGAAGAATCTCTTCTAATTCAAAAGTCATGTCctctttttgaaaattatggAATTTGTCACCTTGGACTTAATTGTGAATTTGGACTTTCACATTTTAATGAATCTATTATGGCAAATGTTAACAGTAAAGGTGAAAAAGTTACTCCTGAGCATCTTGaagaattctttaattcatttgagAAGAATACTATTGATATCCAATTAAGAACTGGgttaagaaaaaaaacgATGAATTTTCCTAAAACCaaagatttttttgataattacGCTTTAAGTACaaataaaactttaaaagattgtgaaaaaaataatccaaaaCCAAATTGTAAAAAAGCCCAAAACTTTGACAATCCCTTATTAGTAGGTTTAAAAAACACTGATAACTCAACATCTCTTGATGAAAAGGGCCCAAAGACTATTactgaaataaataatcaaccaaatattgaaatacaACAAGAATTAAAGCTTTCAACTGAAGATATGCTGATTGGAATCTCCATAcatgaaaaagaaaaatgtaAGCATAAAATCTTTAGAAATAAACTCATCCTTGCTCCACTTACTACCGTTGGAAATCTTCCATTTAGAAGACTTTGTTTAAAATTTGGAGCTGATGTCACTGTAAGTGAAATGGTATTATGCAATGAAATCCTTTCTGGGAAAGCTTCTGAGCTTGCATTACTTAAAAAAAGCCcagaagaaaaatattttggtaTTCAACTTGCTGGTGGTAACAAATctacaattattaaaactgGTGAATTCATTAATGAGCATTGTGAATTTGActttattgatattaatgcTGCTTGTCCATTAAAATCTCTTCATGATAAAGGCGCTGGAAGTATACTTGTTGATCGAGTTTCAGAACTTGAAACTATGGTTAAAGGGCTTAAAAAAGTTATGGATGGTAAACTTGTTACTGTCAAAGTTAGAATGAGTCATGGAGGATCAcctattaataaaaatcttTCTGAAAAGGATtactttgaaaattttgaaaactGGCCAGTAATTTACCACAATATGAAGACTcacaaaattttaaatattctttgtGACTCTGGAATTGATGCTTTAACTATACATGGTAGAACTTCATTCCAAAGATATACCAAAGAAGCTGATTGGTcctatattaaatattgttcAGTATTaaattccaaattatattcaaacaAAGTTgtcaataatattcaaaatagtAATCATTCTCTTATTTGTCCTTCAATCATTGGATGTGgggatattattaattttcaagattACCAACAACATATCCAAAATGATCTTGTCGATTCTGTAATGATTGGAAGAGGAGCTTTACTAAAACCCTGGATCTTTACTGaaatcaaagaaaataGGAATTGGGATATTTCTGCTAGTGAGAGATTTGATATTATCAAGCAATATGTCAATCTTGGACTAGAACATTGGGGTACCGATAAAAGGGGAATTGCGCTTACTAGAAGATTCCTACttgaatttctttcattCTTCCACAGGTATATCCCAATTGGTATTCTTGAACAGCCTATTCATACTCAAAACTTTAATTGGAGAACACCCAAATATATTGGTAGAAATGATCTGGAAACTATGTTAGCATCAAGTAACTCTAGTGACTGGATCAAAATCTCTGAAATGATACTCGGAAAAGTCCCCAGtgattttgtttttatccCCAAACATAAAGCCAATAGCTCCCATTAA